Proteins encoded by one window of Gordonia jinghuaiqii:
- a CDS encoding MCE family protein produces MKITRFVRMQLMIFAIVTVIAMVVMALFYIRVPSMFGVGSYQVQLLLPTSGGLYQNANVSYRGVYIGKVDSVELTDTGVEATLTIEKGTDIPASSTASVRSVSAIGEQYVEFTPQPETADSGEDTAGFLQQGSTIESDQVPVEISSMLDQADRLLQQIGDTRLRSLMDEAFVAFNGTGEALQRLLDSMALFVGEANKNTDTTIELVEQAAPLLATQSRTADDIRSWTRDVTAFTDQLRANRPEIGDILRKGPSTASKSQELFESLGGSYPLLVSNLGTIAASQAVYLPNWKQILVIYPRLINSLITALNSGTNNFGPNVNFSLGFQDRPVCNIGFLPKEEWRWASEQNARELPPGMLCRVPHNSNIAVRGARNYPCAEFPGRRAPTPAECATGYKPEPGSVDPFQSGLPYGLKWQPASSGTVTPGTPKDFDAEPAVYATTYDPQSGNFIGPDGKTYNAGTGSDQQGQSSTWQKMISGTVAP; encoded by the coding sequence ATGAAGATCACTCGTTTCGTCCGGATGCAGCTGATGATCTTCGCGATCGTGACCGTCATCGCGATGGTGGTGATGGCGCTGTTCTACATCCGCGTCCCATCCATGTTCGGTGTCGGCAGCTACCAGGTGCAGCTGCTGCTCCCCACCAGTGGTGGCCTGTACCAGAACGCCAACGTCAGTTACCGCGGCGTGTACATCGGCAAGGTCGACTCGGTCGAGTTGACCGACACCGGCGTCGAGGCGACGCTGACCATCGAGAAGGGCACCGACATCCCGGCGTCGTCGACGGCCTCGGTGCGCAGCGTGTCGGCGATCGGTGAGCAGTACGTCGAGTTCACGCCCCAGCCGGAGACCGCCGACTCGGGCGAGGACACCGCCGGCTTCCTGCAGCAGGGCTCGACGATCGAGTCCGATCAGGTGCCGGTGGAGATCTCGTCGATGCTCGACCAGGCCGACCGCCTGCTCCAGCAGATCGGCGACACCCGCCTCCGCTCGCTCATGGACGAGGCGTTCGTCGCGTTCAACGGCACCGGCGAGGCACTTCAACGGCTCCTCGACTCGATGGCCCTCTTCGTCGGCGAGGCCAACAAGAACACCGACACGACGATCGAGCTCGTCGAACAGGCTGCGCCGCTGCTTGCCACCCAGTCGCGGACCGCCGACGACATCCGCTCCTGGACGCGCGACGTCACCGCCTTCACCGACCAGTTGCGGGCCAACCGCCCGGAGATCGGCGACATCCTGCGCAAGGGCCCGTCGACGGCGTCGAAGAGTCAGGAGCTCTTCGAATCGCTCGGTGGCTCCTACCCGTTGCTGGTGTCGAACCTGGGGACGATCGCCGCCTCGCAGGCTGTGTACCTGCCGAACTGGAAACAGATCCTGGTGATCTACCCACGTCTGATCAACTCGCTGATCACCGCGCTCAACTCGGGTACCAACAACTTCGGGCCCAACGTGAACTTCTCTCTGGGCTTTCAGGACCGGCCGGTCTGCAACATCGGCTTCCTGCCCAAGGAGGAGTGGCGCTGGGCGTCGGAGCAGAACGCCCGTGAGCTCCCACCGGGCATGCTGTGCCGGGTGCCGCACAACTCCAACATCGCCGTGCGCGGTGCCCGCAACTATCCGTGTGCCGAATTCCCCGGACGCCGCGCGCCCACGCCCGCGGAGTGCGCCACCGGCTACAAGCCCGAGCCGGGTTCGGTCGATCCGTTCCAGAGCGGGCTGCCCTACGGCCTGAAATGGCAGCCGGCGTCCTCCGGTACCGTGACACCGGGCACACCGAAGGACTTCGACGCGGAGCCTGCGGTCTATGCGACGACGTACGATCCGCAATCGGGCAACTTCATCGGACCGGACGGCAAGACCTACAACGCCGGGACCGGAAGTGACCAGCAAGGACAGAGCAGTACATGGCAGAAGATGATCAGCGGGACGGTCGCCCCGTGA